The stretch of DNA CCCAGGCGCTGCGGGCGGTCGACCGTTGGCCGGACCGGGAATATGAGGCGTATGGCGTTGATGGCGGCCAGGTGGAGGACATGCGCCGACGGTTGCGCGCCTGGGCTGTCGAGATCCTTGATGAACGGAGCGTCGAGAGATGACCCGGTCGGCGGAGTAGACCCTGGGATCCGGCGGCCTGGATCGGGGCCGGGATGCCCGTGCGTGCGATTTCGGCGGTGGGTCCGATGCTGGGCTATCCCCAGCTCAGCTCACTGTTTGACGCGGCGTCGGATGGTGCGGTCCGAGTAGCCGTGGCGGCAGTGCATGTCCGCCCGGGAGCTGGTTTCCTGGCAGCAGGGTGCGCGCCGGCCGCCCCACGGAGTCAAGGAGGTGCGGGTCGATGGCGAAGCCTGTGCCCGTGGAAGAGCGATTCGCCGACCTCGTCGACGCCTTCAGTCGTGTCGAAGGCGTGATGCTCCCCGTGGACGAGCCGGGGCGCAAGGGCAGGTTCGGCGGCGCCGCGCTGAAGTTCAACGGCAAGATCTTCGCGATGCTGGTGCGCGGCCGACTCATCGTCAAGCTGCCCCGAGGCCGGGTGGAGGGGTTGATTGCCGCCGCCGAGGGCGAACGCTTCGACGCGGGCCGAAACCGCCCCATGCGCGAGTGGTTGTCCCTGGCGCCGGACTCGGAGCTGGACTGGCAGCTGCTGGCACAGGAGGCATTGACGTTCGTCGGCCGCGATCAGGCGAGTCCCGCACGCGACTGATCCGTCCAGCCCAATGGTCCAACTGGCCTGCGACCCGGACGACGTGGGAGGCCCCTTCCCCCGGCGCGTGCGCAAGGGGAAGGGGCCCGGGTGTCGTGCGGTTGGCGTGGTGCGTCAGGAGACGGTCACGTTGTCGTAGTAGGTGTAGGTCGGGTCTCCTGCGTAGTTGTCGTCCTTGCTGGTCAGGGTGAGGGTGTAGGAGTGGCCCGCGGTGATCGTGGCGGTCTTGGTGATCCAGCCGGAGGAGGACACGCAGGTCTTGGCCAGCACCGTGGTGGTGGTCCCGGAGGTGTTGTCCTTCAGCGTGGCGGTGGCCCAGTCGTAGGTCACGGTGTCGGGGCAGGTCACGTTGTAGTCGAAGGACAGCTTGGTGCTGCCGGTGGGCGCGGTGAAGGTCTGCGCCGCGGTGGAGGTGTTGGAGGGGTTGGTGGAGCCGAGCATGGCGCCGTAGCTGCCGCTGTGGGCGGACGCGCTGGTCACGGTGGCGCTGCCGCTGGTGGTCCAGCCGGACAGGGTGCCGGTCTCGAAGCCGCCGTTGGTGATTCCGCCGGTGACCTTCGCGCCCACGGTCCAGCTGAAGCCGGTGCTGCCGGAGGCTGTTCCGGAGGATGCGGTGACGGTGACGTTGGAGGTGCCGGTCGTGGTCGGGGTGCCGGAGATCAGGCCGCTGGACGAGATGCTGAGTCCGGCCGGAAGGCCGGTGGCGGTGTAGGTGAGGGCGTTGCCGGCCGAGTCGGTGCCGGAGATCTGCAGCGAGGCGGCGGTGCCGACGGTACCGGTGCGGCTGCCCGGGTTGGTCACGGTGACGGTCTCGGTGCTGCTGCCGCCGGCGGTGAAGGCGGCCAGGCCGTTGGGGGTCCCCAGGCCGGTGGGACCGTCGTAGCCGACGCCCGCGGTGCACAGGTAGCTCGGTGAGCAGCTGCCGTTGGAACCGCTGGTCACGTCGTTGAGCGACGAGGTGTGCTGGTAGGGGTACTTGGACGGGTAGTCGCTGGTCCCCGGGGTGCCCGCGTCGGCGTAGACGCCGGCGATGATCGGGGAGGAGGCGCTGGTGCCGCCGTAGACCTGCCAGCCGGAGGCCTGGTAGCTGTCGTAGACCGCGACACCGGTGGCCGGGTCGGCCACGGCCGAGACGTCGGAGATGGTGCGCTTGGAGCAGCCGGTGTCGGTCTGCCAGCTCGGCTTGGCGTCGTAGGCCGAGCAGCCCGAGCCGGTGCCTTCGGTGCTGCTGGTGTTCCAGACCGACTCGGACCAGCCGCGGGAGTTCGACGCCCGTGACAGTGCGGTGCCGCCGACCGAGGTGACGTACCGGGATCCGGCCGGGTACTGCGCGCCGTAGGCGGAGTCACCGGCGGAGACGGTGATGGCCACGCCCGGGTGGTTGAAGTACTGGCTGTCGGAGGAGAGGTCGGTGGAGTCCTCGGGGCCGCCGTAGCTGTTGGACACGTACTTCGCGCCCAGGCTCACGGCGGTGTTCACCGAGGTGCCCAGGTCGCTCATGTTCGCGCTGGTCGCCTCGACCAGCAGGATGTGGGCATTGGGGGCGACCGCGGAGACCATGTCCAGGTCCAGCGAGATCTCGCCGGCCCAGCCGGAGTCGGCGGTGGGGTAGCTGGTGCCGCCGTTCTGGTCGACCTTGCTGAAGCAGCCGTTGGCGGTCGTGCAGGCGGGCAGCCCGTACTGGCTGCGGTAGGCGGCCAGGTCCGACTCCGCATTGGGGTCGTCCAGGGCGTCCACGATGGCGATGGTCGCGCCCGCGCCGCCGTTGGTGGGCAGGTTGTACGCGCTGCGCAGATCGGTGGGGCCGTAGCCGGAGGGGGTTGCCAGTGGCGAGACCGCGTTCATGACCAGCGCGTGTGGCTGGCTGACGTCGGTGCGAGCCAGTGCCAGGCAGGACGCCATGTGCCGGTGGGCCGGTGCCGCGCACAGTCGCTTCACGTGGACCGAGTGGCTGGTGCTGGCGTCGGCTGGGGCCGCTGCCGAGACGAAAGCACCGGTGGCTATGGAGAACGAGACGAGGCCGGTCAGGGCGACTCGTCTCACACGGCCGTGGGCGTGGGGGGTACCCATGGTTGAGGGTTCCTCTCTCATACCGGTGACCCGCACGCCGGTCGGCGGCGGGAAACCACGTACATGGACAAAGGGACCGAAAGATGCCCCGTTTGCGGCACTGACCTGTCCGGTGCCTCCATCACGGAAATATCCGCACATCCGAAGAGAAGGCATCCGAATGCAACTCCGGAAGCGCTCGGGGGGATTTCCCGGGCGGCCGGTGAGAGGCACCGCGAAGCGGTGCCTCTTCTCGTTGTAGAAGGCTGTGGCGCTGGTCAGGGAGCGGTCAGGGGAAACTGAATGACTGTCACCACCTGGCGGGGTGCTCCATCGGCTGCGGTGAAGCAAAGCAGGGTCGGTGAACATTGGTCAACAGCTGATTCACAGGTCCGTTGCCGTCGGGTGTTTCCTGCTTGTAAAAGGCGCAGCTGGGCGAGGTCATCGTAGTTGCCCCACCAGTCGGCGGTAATTCTCACCCCGAATGGGGGTTGTGCCGGATTACCTGGATCTGCAGCACCGTCGCAACAGCCCTCAGGCGACGTCGAATTCGTTGCCCTCGGGGTCCTGCATGGCGGCGCCATAGAGCCCCGTGTCCGGCTCATTCCTGATCCGCAGCACGGTGGCACCAGCTTTGACCAGCCGTTCCACCGTAGCCTTGACCCGCTGTGCGCGGACGTCCACCGGGACGTCTCGGCCTCCACCGACCATCAGGTCGAAATGACACCGGTTCTTGGCGACCTTCGGCTCCGGAACCTGCTGGAACCACACCCTCGGTCCACGTCCCGCGGGATCGATGATGGACTCCGGAACATCCCCGGCCCCGGCCGGCAACTCTGCCTCGGGCACCCCAACCGCCGCCCAGTAGGCACGCCACGTGGTATGCCCACCCGGCGGAGGCTCAGGCACGTAGCCCAGGGCCTCGGCCCAGAAAGCCACCATTCTCTGCGGATCGGAGCAGTCGATCGTCAGCTGCACTGTCATCTCCATGGTCGGAGCATCCCAGGCAGGTCCGACAGAGACGGTCCACCATCGCGC from Streptomyces sp. 846.5 encodes:
- a CDS encoding putative Ig domain-containing protein; its protein translation is MGTPHAHGRVRRVALTGLVSFSIATGAFVSAAAPADASTSHSVHVKRLCAAPAHRHMASCLALARTDVSQPHALVMNAVSPLATPSGYGPTDLRSAYNLPTNGGAGATIAIVDALDDPNAESDLAAYRSQYGLPACTTANGCFSKVDQNGGTSYPTADSGWAGEISLDLDMVSAVAPNAHILLVEATSANMSDLGTSVNTAVSLGAKYVSNSYGGPEDSTDLSSDSQYFNHPGVAITVSAGDSAYGAQYPAGSRYVTSVGGTALSRASNSRGWSESVWNTSSTEGTGSGCSAYDAKPSWQTDTGCSKRTISDVSAVADPATGVAVYDSYQASGWQVYGGTSASSPIIAGVYADAGTPGTSDYPSKYPYQHTSSLNDVTSGSNGSCSPSYLCTAGVGYDGPTGLGTPNGLAAFTAGGSSTETVTVTNPGSRTGTVGTAASLQISGTDSAGNALTYTATGLPAGLSISSSGLISGTPTTTGTSNVTVTASSGTASGSTGFSWTVGAKVTGGITNGGFETGTLSGWTTSGSATVTSASAHSGSYGAMLGSTNPSNTSTAAQTFTAPTGSTKLSFDYNVTCPDTVTYDWATATLKDNTSGTTTTVLAKTCVSSSGWITKTATITAGHSYTLTLTSKDDNYAGDPTYTYYDNVTVS
- a CDS encoding VOC family protein, which gives rise to MEMTVQLTIDCSDPQRMVAFWAEALGYVPEPPPGGHTTWRAYWAAVGVPEAELPAGAGDVPESIIDPAGRGPRVWFQQVPEPKVAKNRCHFDLMVGGGRDVPVDVRAQRVKATVERLVKAGATVLRIRNEPDTGLYGAAMQDPEGNEFDVA